The window ACTTCGACGTCGGCGAGCGACGAGGTCAGGCGTTGATCGAGCACGATCACATTCCAACCCGGCTCCTGCTTGAGCTTTGGCCGTTGCACAAAGAGCTCATACAGCGCGCTCTCGGCGAGGTTCGACGCGTTGAGATCATTGCGCAGTTCTTGCTCGCTCAGATCAATCACGGCGACTTTGATGTTCACATCGGAATCGACGCGCCGGACCAACCAATCGAGACTCCGCCAGCGGGCTTCGAGTTCACGAAACGGGCGCGAGTGCAACAGTTGCTGAAGGGCAAACGCAGTGGCCTGGTCGGCCGTATCGAGCCAGGCATCCTGCCGCGGATCATCGGCGGGAATCGAATAAGGCGCCATCATTGCCTGGGCATAGCGTTCGATTTCATTCAGTCGTCGCGGCGGTGGAGCTTCTCCGGATTCGCTCGCGTCGAGAATTTGATCGAGCAGACTGCCGCCCTCGCTCGGATTCGAATTGGTGGCAGCGGGCGCTTGCGCTTCGTCGCGAAACGCAAGCGTTGGAGGAGACGAAGATGGCGATGATGGTGGCTCGAGTAGCGTCTTCGCTTCTTCCATTGCGGCGACAAAGGTCTCGCGCTTCGACAATCGCCCCCGCAACTCGCGCAGGGCTCGCAGCGAGGCGACGCGCTGCAGCAGCGCATCGGGATGGAAGTCGTCGAGCGAATCGATCGGCACCGAGCCCAGTTCGCCGCTCGGCGTGACCGGCACACCGTCGAGGCGGACATTAAAATGTTGCAGCACTTGCTCGAAGTTGTCGCGGTCGATGGCAAATGCCCGAATCGCGCCGCTGCCGCGGGCTTTGGCATTTCGCTGACTCCCCCGGCCGCTGAAATCGCCGAGGACGACGATTTTGAGCGGCAGCTTCTCGTCGATCTCCTCGGCGCCGTCAGCCGCTTCCATGCCGACCCGCGAACCGCCCAAAGACCATGATTTGCCCATGTTGCCCTCATCGCTTCGATTGGACTCCGACCGCCACGGCTCGGCGGGAGCCTCGCCCTCCCTGTGCTGCCGCCCGCTATTTATAGTGGAACAACGCCGGCCAGCGATCGGCTGAGAAACGAAAAAGTAGGCCGGACCGTTGGTCCGGCCGGTGGCGGGTACCGAGTAG is drawn from Anatilimnocola floriformis and contains these coding sequences:
- a CDS encoding type VI secretion system contractile sheath domain-containing protein, whose protein sequence is MGKSWSLGGSRVGMEAADGAEEIDEKLPLKIVVLGDFSGRGSQRNAKARGSGAIRAFAIDRDNFEQVLQHFNVRLDGVPVTPSGELGSVPIDSLDDFHPDALLQRVASLRALRELRGRLSKRETFVAAMEEAKTLLEPPSSPSSSPPTLAFRDEAQAPAATNSNPSEGGSLLDQILDASESGEAPPPRRLNEIERYAQAMMAPYSIPADDPRQDAWLDTADQATAFALQQLLHSRPFRELEARWRSLDWLVRRVDSDVNIKVAVIDLSEQELRNDLNASNLAESALYELFVQRPKLKQEPGWNVIVLDQRLTSSLADVEVLGKLSLIANDCRARLLIGLTDDAVGCVAGDKPFQPAEMQRPSETWLSVRRLPDTKQTSLLWPGFLLRQPYGSKTSPVESLELEELSGVQPANAMLIGNGAYLAAAQLIREHEEESGSDYTGLPCVVLPDGGGKQMVPATGWWLRDTAVEHLQRIGVTPVFALPHAGALRLFPLRSFHITEE